From Fervidobacterium gondwanense DSM 13020, a single genomic window includes:
- a CDS encoding cell division protein ZapA, whose amino-acid sequence MRKVKISVFGKDYEFATDGSDELIDYVQKRLRELQVTYRSLYEEIPFDELLVLIVCDLLEQEYNSQRQIDELYMRVKEKIKLLEGR is encoded by the coding sequence ATGAGGAAAGTTAAAATATCGGTTTTTGGAAAAGACTATGAGTTCGCCACTGACGGTTCTGATGAATTGATAGATTATGTACAAAAGAGGCTCAGAGAACTTCAAGTGACTTATAGATCACTTTACGAAGAAATTCCTTTTGATGAACTCTTGGTGTTAATCGTCTGTGACCTGCTTGAACAAGAATACAACTCACAAAGACAAATTGACGAACTATACATGCGAGTAAAAGAAAAAATAAAGCTTCTGGAGGGAAGATAA
- the murI gene encoding glutamate racemase encodes MTIGLFDSGIGGLSVLKKLIETLPAHYIYVADTLRAPYGTKSKETIETFSREIIGFLVERKVERIFAACNTSDSTLAKYRHAFKIPYHSIIQAGVNASKYDRVAVIGTHTTVQSGIYKHALEERGKKVSQRPAQLFVSLVEEGIFYGNMVEAVVKFYLEPFRRFKPDELILGCTHFPFLKDIISRVMENVRIIDPADEMVREVIHLVGSGKPFVEFYVTGNPEEFEKKLKKIGFRHPYQVKHLEVSQLEQKVIYFERACDIDRVLGSG; translated from the coding sequence ATGACTATTGGATTGTTTGACTCAGGAATTGGTGGTCTCTCGGTTTTAAAAAAGCTAATTGAGACGCTACCGGCCCATTATATTTACGTAGCGGATACCCTTCGTGCCCCATACGGTACGAAATCAAAAGAGACAATAGAAACTTTTAGCCGTGAAATAATCGGCTTTTTGGTGGAACGAAAAGTCGAGCGGATATTTGCCGCTTGTAATACGTCTGACTCAACGTTAGCAAAATACAGGCACGCGTTCAAAATACCATACCACAGTATAATACAAGCTGGCGTTAACGCATCTAAATATGACCGCGTTGCAGTCATAGGTACTCACACAACAGTTCAAAGTGGCATCTACAAACATGCATTGGAAGAGAGAGGCAAAAAGGTATCGCAAAGACCAGCTCAGTTGTTCGTATCTCTCGTTGAAGAAGGTATCTTTTATGGAAATATGGTAGAGGCTGTTGTAAAGTTCTATCTTGAACCTTTCAGAAGATTTAAACCTGATGAGCTAATTTTGGGCTGTACGCATTTTCCTTTCTTGAAAGACATAATATCAAGGGTTATGGAAAATGTTAGGATCATAGATCCTGCCGATGAGATGGTGAGAGAAGTGATACATCTTGTCGGAAGTGGAAAACCTTTCGTAGAATTTTATGTTACTGGAAACCCTGAGGAGTTTGAAAAGAAATTGAAGAAAATAGGGTTCAGGCACCCATACCAAGTCAAACACTTAGAGGTGTCTCAACTTGAACAGAAGGTGATCTACTTTGAAAGAGCTTGTGATATTGACAGGGTACTCGGGAGCGGGTAA
- the rapZ gene encoding RNase adapter RapZ translates to MKELVILTGYSGAGKSTAAGLLEDLGFFCIDNLPPEVAYQVASIVLPSVEKLAIVIDVRGYMFGNVIKAIKDVKERFPFTKIVFLTTKKEILIQRFAHTRRSHPLSKQTTSISEAIDLETEMMKDVFDIADILIDTSQLNPHQLREKLTMLLESKQPTGFTVHVISFGFKYGIPLDADFVFDARFFPNPFYIQELRSKDGRNEEVKEFLRNVDGVNEYVEKIRSILEFAIARYRTEGRKEITVAVGCTGGRHRSVYFAEELSKVFENAGYETTVEHRDVALG, encoded by the coding sequence TTGAAAGAGCTTGTGATATTGACAGGGTACTCGGGAGCGGGTAAGTCAACAGCAGCAGGGCTTCTTGAAGATCTTGGATTCTTTTGCATAGATAATCTTCCGCCAGAGGTCGCTTATCAAGTTGCAAGCATTGTACTCCCGAGTGTAGAGAAGCTTGCAATAGTTATTGACGTAAGGGGATACATGTTCGGAAATGTTATCAAAGCGATAAAAGATGTAAAAGAGAGATTTCCATTTACGAAAATCGTTTTCTTAACAACAAAGAAGGAAATCCTTATTCAGCGTTTTGCGCACACCAGGCGTTCTCACCCACTTTCTAAACAGACAACTTCCATATCCGAGGCAATAGATCTGGAAACTGAAATGATGAAGGATGTTTTCGACATCGCTGATATCTTGATAGATACTTCTCAACTCAACCCCCACCAACTTCGTGAAAAGCTTACAATGTTGCTCGAAAGTAAACAACCAACTGGTTTTACTGTTCACGTGATAAGCTTTGGTTTTAAATACGGCATACCGTTGGATGCCGATTTTGTTTTTGACGCAAGATTTTTCCCAAATCCCTTCTATATTCAAGAACTTCGCTCAAAAGATGGACGCAACGAGGAAGTGAAAGAATTTCTAAGGAACGTCGACGGGGTAAACGAATATGTAGAGAAGATCAGAAGCATCTTAGAATTTGCTATAGCTCGCTACAGAACTGAAGGCAGAAAAGAAATCACAGTTGCCGTAGGCTGTACGGGAGGACGCCACAGGTCTGTATACTTTGCTGAAGAATTATCAAAAGTCTTTGAAAATGCGGGATACGAAACAACGGTTGAGCATAGGGATGTGGCTCTCGGATGA